A single genomic interval of Romboutsia ilealis harbors:
- the hutI gene encoding imidazolonepropionase, with protein MKVDLVIKNIGKLATMRSGKNPKVREQMNEIEILENAYVAIGDGKFVDIGQGESYKKIINQNSKIDDADGLLVTPGLIDAHTHLVHGGSRENEFSKKISGVPYIDILKQGGGILSTVKSTRESAFEELYHKARKSLDRMLELGVTTIESKSGYGLDMDTEIKQLQVSHKLSKDHPIDLVHTFLGAHAIPVEYKGNSEKYIEILVNEIMPKIKELELAEFCDVFCEEGVFSITESEAILSKAKEIGYKLKIHADEIESLGGAELSARLNCISSDHLMAASEEGIKMMAKNNVIANLLPATSFNLNKSYANARKMIDLGVPIALSSDYNPGSCPSENLQFVMQLGCIGLKMTPYEVLNAVTINAAYAVDRQDEIGSIEVGKKADLVVFDAPNIEYLMYHFGVNHANKVYKDGILVVDDKKVL; from the coding sequence ATGAAAGTAGATTTAGTGATTAAAAATATAGGCAAATTAGCAACGATGAGAAGTGGAAAAAATCCTAAGGTCAGAGAACAAATGAATGAGATTGAAATATTAGAAAATGCATATGTAGCAATTGGCGATGGAAAATTTGTTGATATAGGGCAAGGAGAGTCTTATAAAAAAATAATTAATCAAAATTCTAAAATAGATGATGCTGATGGACTTTTAGTAACTCCAGGTCTTATAGATGCCCATACACACTTAGTACATGGAGGTTCTAGAGAGAATGAGTTTTCTAAGAAAATTTCAGGGGTTCCATATATAGATATATTAAAACAAGGTGGAGGAATACTTAGTACTGTAAAATCTACTAGAGAATCAGCTTTTGAAGAGTTATACCATAAAGCTAGAAAAAGTTTAGATAGGATGTTAGAGCTAGGTGTAACTACTATAGAATCTAAAAGTGGATATGGATTAGATATGGATACAGAGATAAAGCAATTACAAGTTTCACATAAATTAAGTAAGGATCATCCAATTGATTTAGTTCATACTTTTTTGGGAGCTCATGCTATTCCAGTTGAATATAAAGGTAATAGTGAAAAGTATATAGAAATATTAGTAAATGAAATTATGCCTAAGATTAAAGAGTTAGAGCTGGCGGAATTTTGTGATGTATTTTGTGAAGAAGGAGTATTTTCAATAACCGAAAGTGAGGCTATATTGTCAAAGGCTAAAGAAATTGGATACAAATTAAAAATTCATGCAGATGAGATTGAATCATTGGGGGGAGCTGAATTATCAGCAAGATTAAATTGTATATCATCAGATCATCTTATGGCAGCTAGTGAAGAAGGTATAAAAATGATGGCTAAGAATAATGTTATAGCAAATTTACTTCCAGCTACTTCTTTTAATTTAAATAAATCATATGCAAATGCTAGAAAAATGATAGATTTAGGGGTGCCTATAGCATTATCTAGTGACTATAATCCAGGTAGTTGCCCAAGTGAAAATTTACAATTTGTAATGCAATTAGGTTGTATCGGACTTAAAATGACACCTTATGAAGTTTTAAATGCAGTTACAATAAATGCAGCATATGCTGTAGACAGACAGGATGAAATTGGGTCTATAGAAGTAGGTAAAAAGGCAGATTTAGTAGTATTTGATGCACCAAATATAGAGTACTTGATGTATCACTTTGGTGTAAATCATGCCAATAAAGTATATAAAGATGGCATTTTGGTGGTTGATGATAAAAAGGTATTATAA
- a CDS encoding cyclodeaminase/cyclohydrolase family protein, producing MKLVDMTICEFSDEVDSKSPAPGGGSVSALAANIGVGLSRMMAHLSFGKQKYESLDKSIRVEFLNRFNQLSDIRQELVDLIDKDTESFNEFMKAIKLPKNTKEQINYRNNAIQDATLFSIDIPFKTAKKSLKALNIIDYILEYGNQNTITDLGVGVLMLYTGVEGAVLNVKGNLKLLENQELKEYYNKECQSILNQAILIKDSILSTIHNKL from the coding sequence ATGAAATTAGTAGATATGACTATATGTGAATTCTCTGATGAAGTAGACTCTAAATCTCCAGCTCCAGGAGGAGGATCTGTATCAGCATTAGCTGCAAATATAGGAGTGGGGCTCTCTAGAATGATGGCACATTTAAGTTTTGGAAAGCAAAAGTATGAAAGTCTAGATAAGAGTATCAGAGTTGAGTTTTTAAATAGATTTAATCAACTATCAGATATAAGGCAGGAGTTAGTAGATCTTATAGACAAAGATACAGAATCTTTCAATGAATTTATGAAAGCTATAAAGCTTCCTAAAAATACAAAGGAACAAATAAATTATAGAAATAATGCAATACAAGATGCTACTTTATTTTCTATAGATATTCCATTTAAAACCGCAAAAAAATCTTTAAAAGCATTAAATATAATAGATTATATACTTGAGTATGGAAATCAAAATACTATTACAGATCTGGGTGTAGGTGTACTTATGTTATATACAGGTGTAGAGGGCGCAGTACTAAATGTAAAGGGAAACTTAAAGTTACTAGAAAATCAAGAGTTAAAAGAATATTATAATAAAGAGTGCCAATCTATATTAAATCAAGCTATTTTAATTAAAGATAGTATATTATCAACTATACATAATAAATTGTAA